The proteins below are encoded in one region of Micromonospora sp. DSM 45708:
- a CDS encoding YbaB/EbfC family nucleoid-associated protein: MYGQYQRLRSGLDELQTRLAELRVTERSDDGQVTAVVGARGELISVEVSPAVFHDRDARALSRKITETVLRASAAASAATRELVSGYLPPGSPSVEFLRTHDFGALLGRADAVAARGE, translated from the coding sequence GTGTACGGCCAGTACCAGCGACTGCGGTCCGGTCTGGACGAACTCCAGACCAGGCTGGCCGAGTTGCGGGTGACCGAACGCTCCGACGACGGCCAGGTCACCGCCGTGGTCGGGGCGCGCGGCGAGCTGATCAGCGTCGAGGTGAGTCCCGCCGTGTTCCACGACCGGGATGCCCGGGCGCTGAGCCGGAAGATCACCGAAACCGTGCTGCGTGCCTCCGCCGCCGCGTCCGCCGCCACCCGTGAGCTGGTCTCCGGCTATCTGCCGCCCGGCTCGCCGTCGGTCGAGTTCCTGCGTACCCATGACTTCGGCGCGCTGCTCGGCCGGGCCGACGCCGTTGCGGCACGCGGCGAGTGA
- a CDS encoding SUKH-3 domain-containing protein has protein sequence MVIERQQAEQIASVWARRDSDRLGFPCTPVVEEFDLGYVVLSTVSTEARALPGDLPTTVIDKETGEVSTWPRVPAASVEQMYRQRRPAEPRAPRTVDPAGQLLRELTRLPTPGAAAHLTLDGRLHVAHGAKGDVELRHHPLVRSYLDELPAGHLVRGGDRHAEVIVVSDALHEHDHRRTAEGLPPLTVEEARQRLGASRVEFFRIRESGDPAGGPADLRCESCIRFLVHFGVLPWPELAYAEEWRPDPQTPPDSERFSSEVADALVVAGWRPHFGDEVSAATSVRKVTEVRGAQHSHASFPAALATLTAFPGLVSARQGPGEAVWISRFEVRPRKVAHTADTLADFGAVLGARLFPLGSERQESILAVDEHGRVFALDQAGEWFLGADVDAALTTLLLGRAAPRVRDDGTW, from the coding sequence GTGGTGATCGAGCGACAGCAGGCCGAGCAGATCGCCTCCGTCTGGGCCCGGCGGGACTCCGACCGCCTCGGCTTCCCCTGCACGCCGGTGGTCGAGGAGTTCGACCTGGGCTACGTGGTCCTGTCCACCGTGTCCACCGAGGCGCGCGCCCTGCCCGGCGACCTGCCGACCACGGTCATCGACAAGGAGACCGGCGAGGTCTCCACCTGGCCCCGGGTGCCGGCCGCCTCGGTCGAGCAGATGTACCGGCAACGCCGGCCGGCCGAGCCGCGCGCGCCCCGCACCGTCGACCCGGCCGGGCAGTTGCTCCGTGAGCTGACCCGGCTGCCCACGCCCGGCGCCGCCGCGCACCTCACGCTGGACGGCCGGCTGCACGTGGCACACGGCGCCAAGGGCGACGTCGAGCTGCGCCATCACCCACTCGTACGGTCCTACCTCGACGAGCTGCCCGCCGGTCACCTGGTGCGGGGCGGCGACCGGCACGCGGAGGTGATCGTCGTCTCCGACGCGTTGCACGAGCACGACCACCGTCGCACCGCCGAAGGGCTTCCGCCGCTCACCGTCGAGGAGGCTCGACAGCGGTTGGGGGCGAGCCGGGTCGAGTTCTTCCGCATCCGCGAGTCCGGTGATCCCGCGGGCGGTCCGGCCGATCTACGGTGCGAGTCCTGCATCAGGTTCCTGGTGCACTTCGGCGTGCTCCCCTGGCCGGAGCTGGCATATGCCGAGGAGTGGCGTCCCGATCCGCAGACACCACCCGATTCCGAACGGTTCTCGTCCGAGGTGGCGGACGCGCTCGTGGTCGCCGGCTGGCGGCCACACTTCGGGGACGAGGTGTCGGCTGCCACCTCGGTCCGCAAGGTCACCGAGGTCCGCGGTGCGCAGCACAGCCACGCTTCCTTCCCCGCCGCCCTGGCGACGCTCACCGCCTTTCCCGGGCTGGTGAGTGCGCGGCAGGGCCCTGGCGAAGCGGTGTGGATCTCCCGCTTCGAGGTGCGTCCGCGCAAGGTCGCGCACACCGCCGACACCCTCGCCGACTTCGGCGCGGTCCTGGGCGCCCGCCTCTTCCCGTTGGGCAGCGAGCGTCAGGAGAGCATCCTCGCGGTCGACGAGCACGGCCGGGTCTTCGCGCTCGATCAGGCCGGCGAGTGGTTCCTCGGCGCCGACGTCGACGCCGCTCTCACCACGCTCCTGCTCGGTCGCGCCGCCCCCCGGGTCCGCGACGACGGCACCTGGTGA
- a CDS encoding aldehyde dehydrogenase family protein has protein sequence MEPRAFYVAGRPVHGEAELTVTHPYDGQAVGRTTLATTDQVEAAVAAAARVAATAAALPAHVRAAALDHVSRRLAERADEVAALITAENGKPVKWAKAEVGRAVSTFRWAAEEARRFSGELQRLDTDPAATGRIALVRRVPRGPVLGITPFNFPLNLVAHKVAPALAVGAPIVVKPAPATPLTALLLGEILAETDLPEGIFSVLPLPNERAADLVADPRLPVVSFTGSGPVGAAIRRAAPDKHVTLELGGNAAAVICADWSSDEDLTFAAHRIATFSNYQAGQSCIAVQRVYVHEWLYDGFLPRLVAAVEELRTGDPRSALTDVGPLVSVEAAQRVEAWVDEAVAAGATIEVGGRRDGATYPPTVLSGVPADAKVCAEEVFGPVLVVAPVTDDQAAFAAVNDSAYGLQAGVFTHRTDVAFAAARTLEVGGVIVGDVPSYRADQMPYGGVKGSGVGREGLRSAMDDYTEPRVLVLTGVDL, from the coding sequence GTGGAGCCGAGAGCCTTCTACGTCGCCGGCCGCCCCGTCCACGGCGAGGCAGAGCTGACCGTCACCCACCCGTACGACGGGCAGGCGGTGGGTCGTACCACGCTCGCCACCACCGACCAGGTCGAAGCCGCCGTCGCGGCAGCCGCCCGGGTGGCCGCGACCGCCGCGGCCCTGCCCGCGCACGTCCGCGCGGCGGCCCTGGACCACGTGTCCCGGCGGCTCGCCGAACGGGCCGACGAGGTCGCGGCGCTGATCACCGCCGAGAACGGCAAGCCGGTCAAGTGGGCGAAGGCCGAAGTGGGCCGCGCGGTCTCCACGTTCCGCTGGGCCGCCGAGGAGGCCCGCCGCTTCTCCGGCGAGCTGCAACGCCTCGACACGGACCCGGCCGCGACCGGCCGGATCGCGCTGGTCCGACGCGTGCCGCGCGGGCCGGTGCTCGGCATCACCCCGTTCAACTTCCCGCTCAACCTGGTCGCCCACAAGGTCGCCCCGGCGCTCGCCGTCGGCGCCCCGATCGTGGTCAAGCCGGCCCCGGCCACCCCGCTCACCGCGCTGCTGCTCGGCGAGATCCTCGCCGAGACCGACCTGCCCGAGGGCATCTTCTCGGTGCTGCCGCTGCCCAACGAGCGCGCCGCCGACCTGGTCGCCGACCCGCGACTGCCGGTGGTCTCGTTCACCGGCTCCGGTCCGGTCGGCGCCGCCATCCGGCGGGCCGCCCCGGACAAGCACGTCACGCTGGAACTGGGCGGCAACGCGGCGGCGGTGATCTGCGCCGACTGGTCGTCGGACGAGGACCTGACGTTTGCCGCGCACCGCATCGCCACGTTCTCCAACTACCAGGCCGGGCAGTCGTGCATCGCCGTGCAGCGGGTCTACGTGCACGAATGGCTTTACGACGGCTTCCTGCCGCGGCTCGTCGCCGCCGTCGAGGAACTGCGCACCGGCGACCCCCGCTCCGCGCTGACCGACGTCGGGCCGCTGGTGTCCGTCGAGGCGGCGCAGCGGGTGGAGGCGTGGGTGGACGAGGCGGTCGCCGCCGGGGCCACCATCGAGGTGGGCGGCCGGCGCGACGGGGCCACCTACCCGCCGACCGTGCTCAGCGGCGTGCCGGCCGACGCGAAGGTCTGCGCCGAGGAGGTGTTCGGACCGGTCCTGGTGGTCGCCCCGGTCACGGACGACCAGGCCGCGTTCGCCGCGGTCAACGACTCCGCGTACGGGTTGCAGGCCGGCGTCTTCACCCACCGGACGGACGTGGCGTTCGCCGCCGCCCGTACGCTGGAGGTCGGTGGCGTGATCGTCGGCGACGTGCCGTCGTACCGGGCCGACCAGATGCCGTACGGCGGGGTGAAGGGATCGGGCGTCGGGCGGGAGGGGCTCCGCAGCGCCATGGACGACTACACCGAGCCGCGCGTCCTGGTGCTCACCGGGGTGGACTTGTAG
- a CDS encoding gamma-aminobutyraldehyde dehydrogenase yields the protein MSDQQQLRNFVNGEYVDPVDGGYADLVDPCTGEVFARAPVSGPADVDAAMRAASAAFESWRDATPAERQRAMLKFADAVEARAADLVDAEVRNTGKPRQLTTDEELPPAVDELRFFAGAARLLEGRSAGEYLAGHTSYVRREPIGVCAQVTPWNYPLMMAVWKIAPALAAGNAVVLKPSDTTPVSTLLLAEIAAEHLPPGVFNVVCGDRDTGRTLVSHPTPQLVSITGSTRAGMEVAAAAAPDLKRTHLELGGKAPVVIFDDADVAAAAEAIAVGGYFNAGQDCTAATRVLTGPGIHDDFVAALTEQARNTRTGGPDDADVLYGPLNNANQLARVSGFVDRLPDHADVTTGGSRVGERGFFYAPTVVSGVRQADEIIQDEVFGPVITVQRFTDEDEAVRWANGVEYGLSASVWTRDHGRAMRMTRRLDFGCVWVNTHIPFVSEMPHGGFKHSGHGKDLSVYSLEDYTRVKHVMHNIEG from the coding sequence ATGAGCGACCAGCAGCAGCTGCGCAACTTCGTCAACGGCGAGTACGTCGATCCGGTGGACGGCGGGTACGCCGATCTGGTCGACCCGTGCACCGGCGAGGTGTTCGCCCGGGCTCCGGTGTCCGGGCCGGCGGACGTGGACGCGGCGATGCGGGCCGCCTCCGCCGCGTTCGAGAGTTGGCGGGACGCCACCCCGGCGGAGCGGCAGCGGGCGATGCTGAAGTTCGCCGACGCGGTGGAGGCCCGGGCCGCCGACCTGGTCGACGCGGAGGTGCGCAACACCGGCAAACCCCGGCAGCTCACCACCGACGAGGAGCTGCCGCCGGCCGTGGACGAGCTGCGGTTCTTCGCCGGCGCGGCACGCCTGCTGGAGGGGCGTTCGGCGGGTGAGTACCTGGCCGGCCACACGTCCTACGTGCGGCGCGAGCCGATCGGCGTCTGCGCCCAGGTGACGCCCTGGAACTATCCGCTGATGATGGCGGTCTGGAAGATCGCCCCGGCCCTCGCCGCCGGCAACGCGGTGGTGCTGAAGCCGTCGGACACCACGCCGGTGTCGACGCTGCTGCTGGCCGAGATCGCCGCCGAGCACCTGCCGCCGGGGGTGTTCAACGTGGTCTGCGGCGACCGGGACACCGGCCGTACGCTGGTCTCCCACCCGACGCCGCAGCTCGTGTCGATCACCGGCTCGACCCGGGCGGGCATGGAGGTCGCCGCCGCGGCGGCGCCGGACCTGAAGCGGACCCACCTGGAGCTGGGCGGCAAGGCCCCGGTGGTGATCTTCGACGACGCGGACGTGGCGGCGGCGGCCGAGGCGATCGCGGTGGGCGGCTACTTCAACGCCGGCCAGGACTGCACCGCCGCGACCCGGGTGCTCACCGGACCGGGCATCCACGACGACTTCGTCGCCGCGCTCACCGAGCAGGCCCGCAACACCCGCACCGGCGGGCCGGACGACGCGGACGTGCTCTACGGCCCGTTGAACAACGCCAACCAGCTCGCGCGGGTCAGCGGCTTCGTGGACCGCCTGCCGGATCACGCGGACGTCACCACCGGCGGAAGCCGGGTCGGCGAGCGGGGCTTCTTCTACGCCCCGACCGTGGTCTCCGGCGTCCGGCAGGCCGACGAGATCATCCAGGACGAGGTGTTCGGGCCGGTGATCACCGTGCAGCGGTTCACCGACGAGGACGAGGCGGTGCGCTGGGCCAACGGCGTCGAGTACGGCCTCTCCGCGTCGGTCTGGACCCGCGACCACGGCCGGGCCATGCGGATGACCCGCCGGCTCGACTTCGGCTGCGTCTGGGTCAACACGCACATCCCGTTCGTGTCCGAGATGCCGCACGGCGGTTTCAAGCACTCCGGCCACGGCAAGGACCTGTCGGTCTACAGCCTGGAGGACTACACCCGGGTCAAGCACGTCATGCACAACATCGAGGGCTGA
- the gabT gene encoding 4-aminobutyrate--2-oxoglutarate transaminase, protein MPSSEELRKRRASAVARGVGSVVDAYVDRAGGGTLTDVDGREWIDFAAGIAVTNVGNSAPRVVEAVRAQVERFTHTCFMVAPYESYVAVCEQLNALTPGGFEKRSALFNSGAEAVENAVKIARHATGRPAVVVFDHAYHGRTNLTMALTAKNMPYKHRFGPFAGEVYRVPMSYPLRDGGLDGATAAARSIEMIEKQVGAENVAALLIEPIQGEGGFVVPAEGFLPALREWATAAGAVFVADEIQTGFCRTGDWFACAHEGVEPDLVTLAKGMAGGLPLAAVTGRAELMDAVHVGGLGGTYGGNPVACAAALAAIATMHELDLPAAARRIGAVMGERLHAIAARDPRVAEVRGRGAMLAVEIVQPGGTVPDPVATAALSAACHAAGLLTLTCGTYGNVLRFLPPLVIADGELGRGLDILDAAFG, encoded by the coding sequence ATGCCGTCCAGCGAGGAACTGCGCAAGCGTCGCGCGTCGGCGGTGGCCCGGGGCGTGGGCAGCGTCGTCGACGCGTACGTCGACCGGGCCGGCGGCGGGACGCTCACCGACGTGGACGGGCGGGAGTGGATCGACTTCGCGGCCGGCATCGCGGTCACCAACGTGGGCAACTCCGCCCCGAGGGTGGTCGAGGCGGTACGCGCCCAGGTCGAACGGTTCACCCACACCTGCTTCATGGTCGCGCCGTACGAGTCGTACGTGGCGGTGTGCGAGCAGCTCAACGCGTTGACGCCGGGTGGCTTCGAGAAACGGTCGGCGCTGTTCAACTCCGGCGCCGAGGCGGTGGAGAACGCGGTGAAGATCGCCCGGCACGCGACCGGGCGGCCGGCGGTGGTGGTGTTCGACCACGCGTACCACGGGCGGACGAACCTGACCATGGCGTTGACCGCGAAGAACATGCCGTACAAGCACCGGTTCGGGCCGTTCGCCGGGGAGGTCTACCGGGTGCCGATGTCGTACCCGCTGCGCGACGGCGGCCTCGACGGGGCGACCGCGGCGGCCCGGTCGATCGAGATGATCGAGAAGCAGGTGGGCGCGGAGAACGTGGCCGCGCTGCTGATCGAGCCGATCCAGGGCGAGGGTGGCTTCGTCGTACCCGCCGAGGGGTTCCTGCCGGCGCTGCGCGAGTGGGCGACGGCGGCCGGGGCGGTGTTCGTCGCCGACGAGATCCAGACCGGCTTCTGCCGCACCGGCGACTGGTTCGCCTGCGCGCACGAGGGCGTCGAGCCGGATCTGGTCACGCTCGCCAAGGGCATGGCCGGCGGGCTGCCGCTGGCGGCGGTGACCGGGCGGGCGGAGCTGATGGACGCGGTGCACGTCGGTGGCCTGGGCGGCACGTACGGCGGCAACCCGGTCGCCTGCGCCGCCGCGCTCGCCGCGATCGCCACCATGCACGAGCTGGACCTACCCGCCGCCGCCCGGCGGATCGGCGCGGTGATGGGCGAGCGGCTGCACGCGATCGCCGCCCGTGACCCACGGGTCGCCGAGGTACGCGGCCGGGGCGCGATGCTCGCCGTGGAGATCGTGCAGCCGGGCGGGACCGTCCCCGATCCGGTGGCCACGGCGGCGCTCTCGGCGGCCTGCCACGCGGCCGGGCTGCTCACCCTGACCTGCGGCACCTACGGCAACGTGCTGCGTTTCCTGCCCCCGCTGGTGATCGCCGACGGCGAGCTGGGCCGGGGCCTCGACATTCTCGATGCCGCGTTCGGCTGA
- a CDS encoding RlpA-like double-psi beta-barrel domain-containing protein, whose translation MRVQRKHVLAATVAVVASVAVSVGTGMGFAETTPAGRSACVGSVTFSAEGGAPAATSDRFPVGTRLRVTNLDNNRVATVTVVGPSGSCVLLNAAAMELVREPGKNVIRRNVVERLDGVAPAPGGGQPVETRPGNAQPIGGSVCTGAVTFSAEAGAPAATSGQFPVGTRLRVTNLDNDKVVTVTVTGPSGSCVLLNAAAMEAIREPGKNLVRRNTVQLLR comes from the coding sequence GTGAGGGTGCAGCGCAAGCACGTGCTGGCGGCGACCGTGGCGGTGGTCGCCTCGGTGGCCGTCTCGGTAGGGACCGGAATGGGATTCGCCGAGACCACCCCCGCCGGGCGGTCCGCCTGCGTCGGGTCGGTGACGTTCTCGGCGGAGGGCGGGGCTCCGGCCGCCACCAGTGACCGGTTCCCGGTGGGCACCCGGCTGCGGGTGACGAACCTGGACAACAACAGGGTGGCGACAGTGACCGTGGTCGGACCGTCGGGCAGTTGCGTGCTGCTCAACGCGGCGGCCATGGAGCTGGTCCGCGAGCCGGGCAAGAACGTCATCCGCCGCAACGTGGTGGAACGCCTCGACGGCGTCGCTCCCGCCCCCGGCGGTGGGCAGCCGGTCGAGACGCGGCCGGGCAACGCGCAGCCGATCGGCGGCAGCGTCTGCACCGGAGCGGTCACGTTCTCCGCCGAGGCCGGGGCGCCGGCCGCCACCAGCGGGCAGTTCCCGGTGGGCACCCGGCTGCGGGTGACGAACCTGGACAACGACAAGGTGGTGACCGTGACGGTGACCGGGCCGTCGGGCAGTTGCGTGCTGCTCAACGCGGCGGCCATGGAGGCGATCCGCGAGCCCGGCAAGAACCTGGTCCGCCGCAACACGGTGCAGTTGCTGCGCTGA
- a CDS encoding helix-turn-helix domain-containing protein, whose protein sequence is MTEFHDWDEVRAELGGDDEAYAQERARTEAWVSAFHLAEERKRLGLTQRQVAEIMGVTPGRVSQIENGDLDVNEVATLSRYANALGARLRIIFDYGDDLRQIA, encoded by the coding sequence GTGACGGAGTTCCACGACTGGGACGAGGTCCGCGCCGAACTCGGCGGCGACGACGAGGCGTACGCGCAGGAGCGCGCCCGGACCGAGGCCTGGGTGAGCGCCTTCCACCTGGCCGAGGAGCGCAAGCGGTTGGGGCTCACCCAGCGGCAGGTCGCCGAGATCATGGGGGTCACGCCGGGTCGGGTGAGCCAGATCGAGAACGGCGATCTCGACGTCAACGAGGTGGCGACGCTGAGTCGGTACGCCAACGCCCTCGGCGCCAGACTGCGGATCATCTTCGACTACGGCGACGACCTCCGGCAGATCGCCTGA
- a CDS encoding type II toxin-antitoxin system RelE/ParE family toxin, giving the protein MGADGKRWSVRVTGEVRHWLRDLRHDDPASYESVRVAVDKLAEVGPGLGRPLVDTLRGSNLRNLKELRPRSGREVAIRVLFVFDPWSQAVLLVAGNKAGDWSRWYQRNIPAAEIAYKAWLDNERERRGES; this is encoded by the coding sequence ATGGGCGCTGACGGGAAGCGGTGGTCGGTCCGGGTCACCGGCGAGGTCCGGCACTGGCTACGCGACCTGCGGCACGACGACCCGGCGTCCTACGAGAGCGTGCGCGTGGCGGTGGACAAGCTGGCCGAGGTCGGGCCGGGTTTGGGGCGTCCCCTCGTGGACACGTTGCGCGGGAGCAATCTCCGTAACCTCAAGGAGCTGCGCCCCCGCTCCGGCCGTGAGGTGGCGATCCGGGTGCTGTTCGTCTTCGACCCGTGGTCCCAGGCCGTCCTGTTGGTCGCCGGCAACAAGGCGGGCGACTGGAGCCGCTGGTACCAGCGGAACATCCCGGCGGCGGAGATCGCCTACAAGGCCTGGCTCGACAATGAACGGGAACGAAGGGGGGAGTCGTGA
- the speB gene encoding agmatinase encodes MTRYGPMYGPDVTFLGVPPCTVEEPVTYADADVVVIGAPFDGGTSHRPGTRFGPSAIRQACYLPHDGSRPSLALRVDALKDLCVYDAGDVEMFGGDIERSLAALETAVHAVAAAGAIPVVLGGDHSIALPDATGVARHHGLGRVSLVHFDAHADTGDVEFGSLHGHGQPMRRLIESGAVRGDRFLQIGLRGYWPGPETLAWMAEQRMRSYEMTEIVARGLDTCLTEAFGIATDECEGVFLSVDVDVVDPGMAPGTGTPEPGGFTSRELLDAVRRVCYELPVVGLDVVEVAPPYDHADITAYLGNRVVLEALSAIARRLRDAEAGTPWNPTQPLLDDR; translated from the coding sequence ATGACCCGCTACGGCCCGATGTACGGCCCCGACGTCACGTTCCTCGGCGTGCCGCCGTGCACGGTCGAGGAACCGGTCACCTACGCCGACGCCGACGTGGTGGTCATCGGCGCGCCGTTCGACGGCGGCACCTCGCACCGGCCGGGCACCCGGTTCGGCCCGTCCGCCATCCGGCAGGCCTGCTACCTGCCGCACGACGGCTCCCGCCCGTCGCTGGCGCTGCGCGTGGACGCGCTCAAGGACCTGTGCGTCTACGACGCCGGGGACGTGGAGATGTTCGGCGGCGACATCGAACGTTCGCTGGCCGCGCTGGAGACCGCCGTGCACGCGGTCGCCGCTGCCGGGGCGATCCCGGTGGTGCTCGGCGGCGACCACTCCATCGCGCTGCCGGACGCCACCGGTGTGGCCCGGCACCACGGGCTCGGCCGTGTCTCGCTGGTGCACTTCGACGCGCACGCCGACACCGGCGACGTCGAGTTCGGCTCGCTGCACGGGCACGGCCAGCCGATGCGCCGGCTGATCGAGTCCGGCGCGGTACGCGGCGACCGCTTCCTCCAGATCGGCCTGCGCGGCTACTGGCCCGGCCCGGAGACGCTGGCGTGGATGGCGGAGCAGCGGATGCGCTCGTACGAGATGACCGAGATCGTGGCGCGCGGCCTGGACACCTGCCTCACCGAGGCGTTCGGCATCGCCACCGACGAGTGCGAGGGCGTGTTCCTCTCCGTCGACGTGGACGTGGTCGACCCCGGCATGGCCCCCGGCACCGGCACCCCCGAGCCCGGCGGGTTCACCTCCCGCGAGCTGCTCGACGCGGTCCGCCGGGTCTGCTACGAGCTGCCCGTGGTCGGTCTGGACGTGGTCGAGGTCGCCCCGCCGTACGACCACGCCGACATCACCGCCTACCTGGGCAACCGGGTCGTCCTGGAGGCGCTCTCCGCGATCGCCCGCCGCCTCCGCGACGCGGAAGCCGGAACCCCCTGGAACCCCACCCAACCCCTCCTCGACGACCGCTGA
- a CDS encoding saccharopine dehydrogenase family protein: MRILLVGAGGVGSAAVAIAARRSFFETMVVADHDPARAARAVAGHGDRFVAATVDASDAEAVTALCREHRITHVFNAVDPRFVLPIFAGAFAAGADYLDMAMSLSRPHPDRPYAETGVKLGDEQFAAADDWAAAGRLALCGIGVEPGLSDVFARYAADELFTEIDEIGVRDGANLTVAGYDFAPSFSIWTTIEECLNPPVIWEADRGWFTTEPFSEPEVFDFPAGIGPVECVNVEHEEVLLIPRWVPAKRVTFKYGLGAEFIEVLRTLHKLGLDSTAPVRVRGVDVSPRDVVAAALPDPATLGDRMSGKTCAGTYVTGTGPDGRSRRVYLYHVVDNEWSMAEYGHQAVVWQTAVNPVVALELLATGAWSGAGVLGPEALPPTPFLDLLTDYGSPWGMEER; the protein is encoded by the coding sequence ATGCGTATCCTGCTCGTCGGCGCCGGTGGCGTCGGCTCCGCCGCCGTAGCCATCGCCGCCCGCCGTTCCTTCTTCGAGACCATGGTGGTCGCCGACCACGACCCGGCGCGCGCCGCGCGGGCGGTCGCCGGCCACGGCGACCGGTTCGTGGCCGCCACCGTCGACGCCTCGGACGCCGAGGCGGTCACCGCGCTCTGCCGCGAGCACCGGATCACCCATGTGTTCAACGCCGTCGACCCGCGCTTCGTCCTGCCGATCTTCGCCGGCGCGTTCGCCGCCGGCGCCGACTACCTCGACATGGCCATGTCGCTGTCCCGGCCGCACCCCGACCGCCCCTACGCCGAGACCGGCGTCAAGCTCGGCGACGAGCAGTTCGCCGCCGCCGACGACTGGGCCGCCGCCGGCCGGCTGGCGCTCTGCGGCATCGGCGTCGAACCGGGCCTGTCCGACGTGTTCGCCCGCTACGCCGCCGACGAGCTGTTCACCGAGATCGACGAGATCGGGGTACGCGACGGCGCGAACCTCACCGTCGCCGGCTACGACTTCGCGCCGTCGTTCTCCATCTGGACCACCATCGAGGAGTGCCTCAACCCGCCGGTGATCTGGGAGGCCGACCGCGGCTGGTTCACCACCGAGCCGTTCAGCGAGCCGGAGGTGTTCGACTTCCCGGCCGGCATCGGCCCGGTCGAGTGCGTCAACGTGGAACACGAGGAGGTGCTGCTCATCCCGCGCTGGGTGCCGGCGAAACGGGTCACCTTCAAGTACGGCCTCGGCGCGGAGTTCATCGAGGTGCTGCGCACACTGCACAAGCTCGGCCTCGACTCGACCGCCCCGGTGCGGGTGCGCGGCGTCGACGTGTCGCCGCGCGACGTGGTGGCCGCCGCGCTGCCCGACCCGGCCACGCTCGGCGACCGGATGAGCGGCAAGACCTGCGCCGGGACGTACGTCACCGGCACCGGGCCGGACGGCCGGTCCCGCCGGGTCTACCTCTACCACGTGGTCGACAACGAGTGGTCGATGGCCGAGTACGGCCACCAGGCGGTGGTCTGGCAGACCGCGGTCAACCCGGTCGTCGCGCTGGAGTTGCTGGCCACCGGCGCCTGGTCCGGCGCGGGCGTGCTCGGGCCCGAGGCGCTGCCACCGACGCCCTTCCTCGACCTGCTCACCGACTACGGTTCCCCCTGGGGGATGGAGGAACGATGA